In Mangifera indica cultivar Alphonso chromosome 1, CATAS_Mindica_2.1, whole genome shotgun sequence, a single genomic region encodes these proteins:
- the LOC123193669 gene encoding E3 ubiquitin-protein ligase PUB24-like: MEDIEVPEYFICPISLQIMKDPVTAITGITYDRESIEHWLFKGRNKTCPVTKQPLPRDSDLTPNHTLRRLIQAWCTENAALGVDRIPTPKTPLNKFHFIKLINDLWRPQLDQIQTLRKLESLAVENERNRKYMTEAGLPKAILAFLESCFERKSVDGLEEALSILHFFRIPSGETNLQQIEIEKTIEALTWVIGLEMENDFVVKSHALIVLKSVISTVRSGVLERLKPGLFQKIISVLRKRINQQGIIAALQVLLDACPWGRNRVLMVRYGAVFELIELELTAPERRITELVLGILFHLCCCADGRAQFLSHEGGIAVVAKRILRVSPASDDRGILILSSISKFSDGNDWVLQEMLKVGAVMKLCKVLQADSPAYLKDKALEILRLHYEEWKDSPCLNGSILTEFIK, from the coding sequence ATGGAAGATATCGAGGTTCCTGAGTATTTCATTTGCCCTATTTCTCTCCAAATAATGAAGGACCCCGTCACGGCTATTACCGGGATCACCTACGACCGTGAAAGCATCGAACATTGGCTTTTCAAAGGCAGAAACAAGACTTGTCCAGTCACCAAACAGCCTCTGCCACGAGACTCTGATTTAACTCCAAATCACACTCTCCGCCGGTTGATTCAAGCTTGGTGCACTGAAAATGCCGCCCTCGGCGTCGACCGAATCCCCACGCCGAAGACTCCTCTCAACAAGTTCCACTTCATCAAACTTATCAATGATCTCTGGCGTCCGCAGCTCGATCAAATTCAGACGTTAAGGAAATTGGAAAGTCTGGCGGTGGAGAATGAAAGAAACAGAAAGTACATGACTGAGGCTGGATTGCCAAAAGCCATTTTAGCGTTTTTAGAGTcatgttttgaaagaaaatcagTGGATGGATTAGAAGAAGCGTTGAgtattcttcatttttttcgaATTCCTTCAGGCGAAACGAATCTTCAACAGATTGAAATCGAAAAAACCATTGAAGCTCTGACGTGGGTTATAGGGCTTGAGATGGAAAATGATTTTGTAGTCAAATCTCATGCTTTGATCGTGCTGAAAAGCGTCATTTCAACAGTGCGTTCCGGCGTTTTGGAGAGGCTGAAGCCGGGGTTGTTTCAGAAGATTATTTCGGTTCTTCGGAAACGGATAAATCAACAAGGAATCATAGCAGCTTTACAAGTGTTATTAGACGCCTGTCCGTGGGGAAGAAATAGGGTTTTAATGGTGCGGTACGGGGCCGTTTTTGAGCTCATTGAGCTTGAATTAACAGCCCCAGAAAGGCGAATCACGGAGCTTGTTTTAGGCATATTGTTTCATTTGTGTTGCTGTGCAGATGGACGCGCGCAGTTCCTGAGCCACGAAGGAGGCATCGCGGTGGTGGCGAAGAGGATACTAAGGGTTTCGCCGGCGAGCGACGATCGaggtattttgattttgtcaTCGATTAGTAAATTTTCAGATGGGAACGATTGGGTTCTTCAAGAAATGCTCAAAGTTGGAGCTGTTATGAAGCTTTGTAAAGTTCTTCAAGCTGATTCCCCAGCTTATTTGAAAGATAAAGCGCTAGAAATTTTGAGATTACATTATGAAGAATGGAAGGATTCGCCTTGTCTCAATGGCTCTATATTAACAGAgttcatcaaataa
- the LOC123223140 gene encoding dof zinc finger protein DOF3.5: protein MERGMWKPNVEMSPNCPRCGSSNTKFCYYNNYSLTQPRYFCKGCRRYWTKGGSLRNVPVGGGCRKNRRGKSVRLSTDHHHHNNDNNNNNAVSSKGFTYGIGNEAISSPGSSGSHIDLALVYANFLNNQQPDDSKANNSCAFKSMAQEFRGEFDPSLEFCTNLDSTDRVKMLPAAEDQNCNNNDQIYYNSVFQDQPILPILPPLPIAEDQMWLNSQTMTNLNHQSLEATTQEPLIGAEIHHHQAVQDPNLLFGNWSPFDFSTDDTFSKT, encoded by the coding sequence ATGGAGAGAGGAATGTGGAAACCTAATGTTGAAATGTCACCAAACTGCCCTCGTTGTGGCTCTTCAAATACTAAATTTTGTTACTACAACAACTACAGTTTAACTCAGCCCAGATACTTCTGCAAAGGCTGTAGAAGATACTGGACCAAAGGTGGCTCTCTCCGCAACGTCCCCGTTGGCGGTGGCTGCCGGAAAAACCGAAGAGGTAAGTCTGTAAGATTATCCactgatcatcatcatcacaacaatgataataacaacaataatgcAGTTTCTTCAAAGGGTTTCACATATGGAATTGGAAATGAAGCTATTTCAAGTCCCGGTTCTTCTGGTTCACATATTGATCTTGCTCTTGTTTATGCAAATTTCTTGAATAATCAACAGCCAGATGATTCCAAGGCGAATAATTCTTGCGCTTTCAAATCTATGGCGCAAGAATTTCGAGGCGAATTCGATCCATCTCTCGAATTTTGCACAAATTTGGATTCTACTGATAGAGTTAAAATGTTACCAGCTGCTGAAGATCAGAATTGCAATAATAATGATCAAATTTATTACAATTCTGTATTTCAAGATCAACCGATATTGCCGATATTGCCGCCATTGCCGATTGCTGAAGATCAAATGTGGCTGAATTCACAAACGATGACGAATCTGAATCATCAAAGTTTGGAAGCAACAACACAAGAGCCCTTGATTGGAGCCGAGATTCATCATCATCAAGCGGTTCAAGATCCAAATCTTTTATTTGGCAATTGGAGTCCATTTGATTTCTCAACTGATGATACCTTCAGCAAGACTTga
- the LOC123213861 gene encoding E3 ubiquitin-protein ligase PUB23-like: protein MEEIDVPHYFLCPISLEIMKDPVTVSTGITYDRQSIEKWLFSGKNNTCPMTKQVLSPDCELTPNHTLRRLIQSWCTLNASYGIERIPTPKPPINKAQISKLIRDAKSSPQLLVKCLRRLRSIAAENETNKRCLEVAGAVDFLASILSRNSCFVSFEESTEEGFDFRQLSEEALGILCNLQLSNVGLKNLMNKNGDFVESLTQIMKLGTFESRAYAVVLLKSMLEVEVADPIQFINLSPQFFIEIIQILHDQISHQASIAALQNLVHILPWGRNRVKAVEASAVSILIDLLLEKSDRRDCELILMTIDFLCQCAEGRAELLKHGAGMAIVSKKILRVSQMASDRAVRILLSISKFSATPSVLQEMLQLGVVAKLCLVLQVKCSNNTKDKAREILKMHARAWKNSPCVPSTLIGSYPVV, encoded by the coding sequence ATGGAGGAAATTGATGTTCCGCACTATTTTCTGTGCCCGATATCGCTGGAGATTATGAAAGATCCGGTGACGGTGTCGACGGGGATTACTTATGATCGTCAAAGCATCGAGAAATGGTTATTTTCTGGAAAGAACAACACCTGCCCGATGACAAAACAAGTGCTGTCACCCGATTGTGAGTTGACTCCGAATCACACTCTTCGCCGCCTGATTCAATCGTGGTGTACTCTCAATGCTTCTTATGGCATTGAAAGAATTCCGACGCCAAAGCCCCCTATCAACAAAGCTCAGATTTCAAAACTCATAAGAGATGCAAAATCGTCACCGCAATTGCTAGTTAAGTGCCTTAGACGGTTGAGATCAATCGCGGCGGAAAATGAGACAAACAAACGGTGCTTGGAGGTAGCAGGTGCCGTGGACTTCTTGGCGTCGATTCTTTCGAGAAACTCTTGTTTTGTATCGTTTGAAGAATCAACCGAAGAAGGGTTTGATTTTAGACAGCTTAGCGAGGAAGCCTTGGGCATTTTGTGCAATCTTCAATTATCCAACGTCGGATTGAAGAATCTCATGAACAAAAATGGGGATTTCGTCGAGTCGTTGACACAAATCATGAAACTTGGAACCTTCGAGTCACGAGCTTATGCAGTTGTGTTATTAAAATCAATGCTCGAAGTGGAAGTAGCTGATCCAATCCAATTCATAAATCTAAGCCCTCAATTCTTCATCGAAATCATTCAAATTCTGCATGACCAAATCTCCCATCAGGCCTCAATAGCCGCACTGCAAAATCTCGTTCATATTCTTCCATGGGGAAGAAATCGAGTGAAGGCAGTTGAAGCCAGTGCCGTTTCAATCCTTATCGATCTTCTCTTGGAGAAATCTGATAGGAGGGATTGCGAGCTCATTCTAATGACGATTGATTTTCTTTGCCAATGCGCGGAAGGAAGAGCTGAACTGTTGAAGCATGGGGCAGGAATGGCGATAGTTTCGAAGAAGATACTTAGGGTTTCGCAGATGGCCAGCGATAGGGCGGTGAGGATTTTGCTTTCCATTTCAAAGTTCTCGGCAACCCCCAGTGTACTTCAAGAGATGTTGCAGCTTGGCGTTGTGGCGAAACTTTGTTTGGTGCTTCAAGTTAAATGTAGCAACAACACAAAAGATAAAGCTAGAGAAATACTAAAAATGCATGCTCGGGCATGGAAGAATTCTCCATGTGTACCCAGTACTTTGATTGGATCATATCCAGTAGTTTGA